Proteins co-encoded in one Medicago truncatula cultivar Jemalong A17 chromosome 8, MtrunA17r5.0-ANR, whole genome shotgun sequence genomic window:
- the LOC11408309 gene encoding eEF1A lysine and N-terminal methyltransferase isoform X2 produces the protein MASKSKTEKKDLLDTLGDFTSKENWDNFFTIRPDSFEWYAEWPHLRDPLISLLQTLTPPPPASLPVLVPGCGNSRLSEHLYDAGFTSITNIDFSKVVIGDMLRRNIRSRPLMRWRVMDMTAMQFEDEFFGAVVDKGGLDALMEPELGPTLGNQYLSEVKRVLKPGGKFVCLTLAESHVLDILFSKFRLGWKMSVDAIPMKSSGKPNLQTFMVVVEKELSTAVHQITSLLQNASLHCNSEQASGLREALQNENQVREKLSSSSDKLYSMENLQVELIKISQGRRVQLTLGGQGCSVFSYRAAVFDAEEQSDPFTYHCGVFIVPKIRAREWLFFSEEGQWMVVRSSKAARLIMVFLDTSHTNASMDEIQKDLSPLVKQLEPKENENGAQIPFLMASDGIKKRNIVDQITSSLTGSIIVEDVVYENVDSEVGCIFPSRELIFRRLVFERAANLVQSEALLTVEHLPTKLVGETERKKTNSSSKSKKRAYNQLTVYHGYVASSYHTGIISGFTLISSYMENVASSGKMVKAVVIGLGAGLLPMFLHRCIPVLEIEAVELDPVIVDIARKHFRFVEDKRLKVHIADGIQFVRESASFGAAQSHSKSNNSSYTESPSNGSSTSSHAEDVEATKVDIIIIDVDSSDSSSGLACPAPDFLEESFLESVKDKLSEQGLFVVNLVSRSQAIKDMVLLRMKKVFSHIFCLQFDEDVNEIHFALKSASPIKDHCFSEASLKLNKLLKFNHPEIGQKIINATKQIRRLN, from the exons ATGGCATCGAAGAGCAAAACTGAGAAGAAGGACCTTCTAGATACCCTAGGAGACTTCACCAGCAAAGAAAACTGGGACAATTTCTTCACTATTCGCCCCGATTCTTTCGAATGGTACGCCGAATGGCCTCACCTAAGGGACCCACTCATCTCCCTTCTCCAAACCCTAACTCCTCCTCCTCCGGCGTCTCTTCCCGTCCTCGTCCCCGGTTGCGGCAACTCCCGTCTTTCCGAACACCTCTACGACGCCGGCTTTACTTCCATCACCAACATTGATTTCTCTAAAGTCGTTATCGGAGACATGCTCCGCCGTAACATTCGTTCTCGTCCGCTTATGCGGTGGCGTGTTATGGATATGACCGCCATGCAGTTTGAAGATGAGTTTTTTGGTGCTGTTGTTGATAAAGGTGGATTGGATGCTTTAATGGAGCCTGAGCTTGGTCCTACTTTGGGAAATCAATATCTCTCTGAG GTGAAGAGAGTTTTAAAGCCTGGGGGAAAGTTTGTGTGCCTTACCTTGGCTGAATCTCATGTACTAG ATATACTTTTCTCAAAGTTTCGACTTGGGTGGAAAATGAGTGTTGATGCCATACCTATGAAGTCTTCTGGTAAACCTAACCTTCAAACATTTATGGTGGTTGTGGAGAAGGAGCTGTCTACCGCAGTACATCAGATTACATCATTACTTCAGAATGCTTCACTTCATTGTAATTCGGAACAG GCTTCTGGACTCCGCGAGGCTCTTCAAAATGAGAATCAAGTTCGTGAAAAATTATCCAGTAGCTCTGATAAATTATACTCCATGGAAAATCTGCAAGTGGAACTGATAAAAATTTCCCAAGGTCGGCGGGTGCAGCTGACTTTAGGTGGCCAAGGGTGCTCTGTTTTCTCTTATAGAGCAGCAGTTTTTGACGCCGAGGAACAGTCTGACCCATTTACATATCATTGTGGGGTTTTCATTGTGCCTAAG ATTCGTGCTCGTGAGTGGCTCTTCTTTTCTGAAGAAGGACAATGGATGGTAGTCAGAAGCTCCAAAGCAGCTCGTCTCATAATG GTTTTCTTGGACACCAGCCATACTAATGCCAGCATGGATGAGATTCAG AAGGATTTGTCTCCGCTGGTCAAACAGTTGGAACCTAAAGAAAACGAGAATGGAGCTCAAATACC TTTCTTGATGGCAAGTGATGGGATCAAAAAGCGAAACATTGTTGACCAG ATCACTTCTTCATTAACTGGATCAATTATTGTTGAAGatgtagtttatgaaaatgttGATAGTGAAGTCGGTTGTATCTTTCCTTCTAGAGAGTTGATATTTCGACGCCTTGTATTCGAAAGAGCTGCAAATTTGGTTCAGTCTGAAGCTTTGCTAACAGTTGAACATTTACCTACAAAATTGGTTGGTGAGACAGAAAGGAAGAAAACCAACTCATCTTCTAAATCTAAGAAAA GAGCATATAACCAGTTGACTGTCTATCATGGCTATGTAGCTAGTTCTTATCACACAGGGATTATTTCAGGATTCACATTAATATCCTCTTACATGGAAAATGTGGCATCAAGTGGGAAAATG GTAAAAGCTGTAGTCATAGGTCTTGGAGCAGGTTTACTTCCTATGTTTCTTCACAGGTGTATCCCTGTTTTGGAGATTGag GCAGTGGAGTTAGACCCTGTAATTGTTGATATTGCAAGGAAGCACTTCAGATTTGTTGAGGATAAACGCTTAAAG GTGCATATAGCTGATGGAATCCAGTTTGTTCGAGAGAGTGCTAGTTTTGGAGCAGCTCAGTCTCATAGTAAAAGTAATAATTCTAGCTATACCGAGTCTCCTTCAAATGGTAGTTCAACTAGTTCTCATGCAGAAGACGTAGAAGCTACAAAAGttgatataattattattgatgttgACTCTTCAGATTCAAG CTCTGGACTGGCATGCCCTGCCCCGGACTTTTTGGAGGAATCTTTTCTCGAATCTGTAAAGGATAAACTTTCAGAGCAAGGTCTGTTTGTTGTCAATTTGGTGTCGCGGTCCCAAGCCATCAAGGACATGGTTCTCTTGAGAATGAAAAAg GTCTTCAGCCACATCTTTTGCCTCCAGTTTGATGAGGATGTAAATGAGATCCATTTTGCCCTAAAATCAGCGTCACCTATTAAGGATCACTGCTTTTCTGAAGCTTCTCTTAAACTTAACAAATTGTTGAAGTTCAATCACCCTGAGATTGGTCAGAAGATTATTAATGCTACAAAGCAGATCAGACGTTTGAACTGA
- the LOC11408309 gene encoding eEF1A lysine and N-terminal methyltransferase isoform X1, whose translation MASKSKTEKKDLLDTLGDFTSKENWDNFFTIRPDSFEWYAEWPHLRDPLISLLQTLTPPPPASLPVLVPGCGNSRLSEHLYDAGFTSITNIDFSKVVIGDMLRRNIRSRPLMRWRVMDMTAMQFEDEFFGAVVDKGGLDALMEPELGPTLGNQYLSEVKRVLKPGGKFVCLTLAESHVLDILFSKFRLGWKMSVDAIPMKSSGKPNLQTFMVVVEKELSTAVHQITSLLQNASLHCNSEQASGLREALQNENQVREKLSSSSDKLYSMENLQVELIKISQGRRVQLTLGGQGCSVFSYRAAVFDAEEQSDPFTYHCGVFIVPKIRAREWLFFSEEGQWMVVRSSKAARLIMVFLDTSHTNASMDEIQKDLSPLVKQLEPKENENGAQIPFLMASDGIKKRNIVDQITSSLTGSIIVEDVVYENVDSEVGCIFPSRELIFRRLVFERAANLVQSEALLTVEHLPTKLVGETERKKTNSSSKSKKSASQRRNDGAYNQLTVYHGYVASSYHTGIISGFTLISSYMENVASSGKMVKAVVIGLGAGLLPMFLHRCIPVLEIEAVELDPVIVDIARKHFRFVEDKRLKVHIADGIQFVRESASFGAAQSHSKSNNSSYTESPSNGSSTSSHAEDVEATKVDIIIIDVDSSDSSSGLACPAPDFLEESFLESVKDKLSEQGLFVVNLVSRSQAIKDMVLLRMKKVFSHIFCLQFDEDVNEIHFALKSASPIKDHCFSEASLKLNKLLKFNHPEIGQKIINATKQIRRLN comes from the exons ATGGCATCGAAGAGCAAAACTGAGAAGAAGGACCTTCTAGATACCCTAGGAGACTTCACCAGCAAAGAAAACTGGGACAATTTCTTCACTATTCGCCCCGATTCTTTCGAATGGTACGCCGAATGGCCTCACCTAAGGGACCCACTCATCTCCCTTCTCCAAACCCTAACTCCTCCTCCTCCGGCGTCTCTTCCCGTCCTCGTCCCCGGTTGCGGCAACTCCCGTCTTTCCGAACACCTCTACGACGCCGGCTTTACTTCCATCACCAACATTGATTTCTCTAAAGTCGTTATCGGAGACATGCTCCGCCGTAACATTCGTTCTCGTCCGCTTATGCGGTGGCGTGTTATGGATATGACCGCCATGCAGTTTGAAGATGAGTTTTTTGGTGCTGTTGTTGATAAAGGTGGATTGGATGCTTTAATGGAGCCTGAGCTTGGTCCTACTTTGGGAAATCAATATCTCTCTGAG GTGAAGAGAGTTTTAAAGCCTGGGGGAAAGTTTGTGTGCCTTACCTTGGCTGAATCTCATGTACTAG ATATACTTTTCTCAAAGTTTCGACTTGGGTGGAAAATGAGTGTTGATGCCATACCTATGAAGTCTTCTGGTAAACCTAACCTTCAAACATTTATGGTGGTTGTGGAGAAGGAGCTGTCTACCGCAGTACATCAGATTACATCATTACTTCAGAATGCTTCACTTCATTGTAATTCGGAACAG GCTTCTGGACTCCGCGAGGCTCTTCAAAATGAGAATCAAGTTCGTGAAAAATTATCCAGTAGCTCTGATAAATTATACTCCATGGAAAATCTGCAAGTGGAACTGATAAAAATTTCCCAAGGTCGGCGGGTGCAGCTGACTTTAGGTGGCCAAGGGTGCTCTGTTTTCTCTTATAGAGCAGCAGTTTTTGACGCCGAGGAACAGTCTGACCCATTTACATATCATTGTGGGGTTTTCATTGTGCCTAAG ATTCGTGCTCGTGAGTGGCTCTTCTTTTCTGAAGAAGGACAATGGATGGTAGTCAGAAGCTCCAAAGCAGCTCGTCTCATAATG GTTTTCTTGGACACCAGCCATACTAATGCCAGCATGGATGAGATTCAG AAGGATTTGTCTCCGCTGGTCAAACAGTTGGAACCTAAAGAAAACGAGAATGGAGCTCAAATACC TTTCTTGATGGCAAGTGATGGGATCAAAAAGCGAAACATTGTTGACCAG ATCACTTCTTCATTAACTGGATCAATTATTGTTGAAGatgtagtttatgaaaatgttGATAGTGAAGTCGGTTGTATCTTTCCTTCTAGAGAGTTGATATTTCGACGCCTTGTATTCGAAAGAGCTGCAAATTTGGTTCAGTCTGAAGCTTTGCTAACAGTTGAACATTTACCTACAAAATTGGTTGGTGAGACAGAAAGGAAGAAAACCAACTCATCTTCTAAATCTAAGAAAAGTGCGTCTCAGAGACGGAATGATG GAGCATATAACCAGTTGACTGTCTATCATGGCTATGTAGCTAGTTCTTATCACACAGGGATTATTTCAGGATTCACATTAATATCCTCTTACATGGAAAATGTGGCATCAAGTGGGAAAATG GTAAAAGCTGTAGTCATAGGTCTTGGAGCAGGTTTACTTCCTATGTTTCTTCACAGGTGTATCCCTGTTTTGGAGATTGag GCAGTGGAGTTAGACCCTGTAATTGTTGATATTGCAAGGAAGCACTTCAGATTTGTTGAGGATAAACGCTTAAAG GTGCATATAGCTGATGGAATCCAGTTTGTTCGAGAGAGTGCTAGTTTTGGAGCAGCTCAGTCTCATAGTAAAAGTAATAATTCTAGCTATACCGAGTCTCCTTCAAATGGTAGTTCAACTAGTTCTCATGCAGAAGACGTAGAAGCTACAAAAGttgatataattattattgatgttgACTCTTCAGATTCAAG CTCTGGACTGGCATGCCCTGCCCCGGACTTTTTGGAGGAATCTTTTCTCGAATCTGTAAAGGATAAACTTTCAGAGCAAGGTCTGTTTGTTGTCAATTTGGTGTCGCGGTCCCAAGCCATCAAGGACATGGTTCTCTTGAGAATGAAAAAg GTCTTCAGCCACATCTTTTGCCTCCAGTTTGATGAGGATGTAAATGAGATCCATTTTGCCCTAAAATCAGCGTCACCTATTAAGGATCACTGCTTTTCTGAAGCTTCTCTTAAACTTAACAAATTGTTGAAGTTCAATCACCCTGAGATTGGTCAGAAGATTATTAATGCTACAAAGCAGATCAGACGTTTGAACTGA
- the LOC112417483 gene encoding geranylgeranyl transferase type-2 subunit beta 1 isoform X1 → MGELVAEKHVRYILSIEKKKDSFESVVMEHLRMNGAYWGLTTLDLLGKLDTVDVDEVVSWIISCHHHDGGFAGNVGHDPHILYTLSAVQVLALFNKLHLIDADKVTNYIVSLQNEDGSFSGDIWGEVDTRFSYIAICCLSILRRLDRINVENAVKYIISCKNMDGGFGCTPGGESHAGQIFCCVGALAITGSLDLVDKDLLGWWLCERQVKSGGLNGRPEKLPDVCYSWWVLSSLIMIDRVHWISKEKLIKFILDCQDTENGGISDRPDDAVDVYHTYFGVAGLSLLEYPGVKPIDPAYALPVDVVNRIFFSK, encoded by the exons ATGGGAGAGCTTGTCGCTGAGAAACATGTTCGATATATACTATCAATTGAAAAG AAGAAAGATAGTTTTGAATCTGTGGTAATGGAACATCTCAGGATGAATGGAGCATACTGGGGATTAACTACCCTTGATCTTCTTGGAAAACTCGACACCGTTGATGTTGATGAGGTTGTTTCATGGATCATCAGTTGCCACCACCATGATGGGGGATTTGCTGGAAATGTTGGACATGATCCACACATTTTGTATACACTCAGTGCAGTGCAAGTGCTAGCTCTCTTTAATAAGCTTCATCTTATTGATGCTGATAAGGTTACAAATT ATATTGTTAGCCTGCAAAACGAAGACGGGTCTTTTTCAGGGGATATATGGGGTGAAGTTGATACCCG GTTCTCATACATTGCTATTTGCTGCCTATCAATATTACGTCGATTGGATAGAATAAATGTGGAGAATGCTGTGAAATACATTATAAGCTGCAAAAACATGGATGGTGGATTTGGTTGCACACCTGGTGGGGAATCTCATGCTGGACAAA TTTTCTGCTGTGTGGGGGCCCTTGCTATAACGGGGTCACTAGATCTTGTTGACAAGGACTTACTTGGTTGGTGGTTATGTGAGCGACAAGTTAAATCCGGAGGTCTGAATGGGCGTCCAGAGAAACTCCCTGAT GTATGCTACTCATGGTGGGTTCTTTCTAGCCTGATCATGATTGATAGGGTTCACTGGATCAGTAAGGAGAAGCTTATAAAGTTTATCTTGGACTGCCAG GACACAGAAAATGGTGGGATTTCAGACAGACCGGATGATGCTGTGGATGTCTATCATACATACTTTGGGGTGGCTG GACTTTCACTTCTTGAATATCCTGGAGTGAAGCCGATCGACCCAGCTTATGCTTTACCTGTAGACGTTGTCAATAGAATTTTCTTTAGTAAATAG
- the LOC112417483 gene encoding geranylgeranyl transferase type-2 subunit beta 1 isoform X2 yields MGELVAEKHVRYILSIEKKKDSFESVVMEHLRMNGAYWGLTTLDLLGKLDTVDVDEVVSWIISCHHHDGGFAGNVGHDPHILYTLSAVQVLALFNKLHLIDADKVTNYIVSLQNEDGSFSGDIWGEVDTRFSYIAICCLSILRRLDRINVENAVKYIISCKNMDGGFGCTPGGESHAGQIFCCVGALAITGSLDLVDKDLLGWWLCERQVKSGGLNGRPEKLPDVCYSWWVLSSLIMIDRVHWISKEKLIKFILDCQDTENGGISDRPDDAVDVYHTYFGVAGYF; encoded by the exons ATGGGAGAGCTTGTCGCTGAGAAACATGTTCGATATATACTATCAATTGAAAAG AAGAAAGATAGTTTTGAATCTGTGGTAATGGAACATCTCAGGATGAATGGAGCATACTGGGGATTAACTACCCTTGATCTTCTTGGAAAACTCGACACCGTTGATGTTGATGAGGTTGTTTCATGGATCATCAGTTGCCACCACCATGATGGGGGATTTGCTGGAAATGTTGGACATGATCCACACATTTTGTATACACTCAGTGCAGTGCAAGTGCTAGCTCTCTTTAATAAGCTTCATCTTATTGATGCTGATAAGGTTACAAATT ATATTGTTAGCCTGCAAAACGAAGACGGGTCTTTTTCAGGGGATATATGGGGTGAAGTTGATACCCG GTTCTCATACATTGCTATTTGCTGCCTATCAATATTACGTCGATTGGATAGAATAAATGTGGAGAATGCTGTGAAATACATTATAAGCTGCAAAAACATGGATGGTGGATTTGGTTGCACACCTGGTGGGGAATCTCATGCTGGACAAA TTTTCTGCTGTGTGGGGGCCCTTGCTATAACGGGGTCACTAGATCTTGTTGACAAGGACTTACTTGGTTGGTGGTTATGTGAGCGACAAGTTAAATCCGGAGGTCTGAATGGGCGTCCAGAGAAACTCCCTGAT GTATGCTACTCATGGTGGGTTCTTTCTAGCCTGATCATGATTGATAGGGTTCACTGGATCAGTAAGGAGAAGCTTATAAAGTTTATCTTGGACTGCCAG GACACAGAAAATGGTGGGATTTCAGACAGACCGGATGATGCTGTGGATGTCTATCATACATACTTTGGGGTGGCTG GATACTTCTAA
- the LOC11409744 gene encoding cation/H(+) antiporter 4, which produces MNSNITREPGLYVSVTQMDVSATAFKVCSVAPPNIVSDGIWGGPDSRKNPMKSALPVFEMQLLVIFTITQICNFFLKRLHFPAFIAPMIVGLILGPSIQNAEFDKYKKLLFPYGSQDILATISLIGYGLYIFTTAVQMDLSMVMRTGHKVWTITIMGFVVPILFSIVPKFLVLEVVNDFRFGDMTKEQLEADIFKVAIIHSSVAFAVTATLLNELKILNSELGRLALSSAMVTSVLGLSLQCIWNVVDQKDGHKMIIHGMLLVALVIFAPLIFRPLMFWIIRHTKEGRPVDDGYIYGIIVMVLGLGWFAGYINQEFALGAYVLGLAVPEGPPLGSALVRKLEFFGTSLLLPIFMTCCVMKADFTLPYTLKAAIDFGGIIWFTHTVKVIAILIPSLICKIPFKDALTLALILNAKGEVDLAKLSFGYDDQVFPGQVYSVNVINIMVIACIIKWSVKILYDPSRKYAGYQKRNIVSLKPDAELRLVACIHKQYNISAITDALDVFSPTTEKPIIVDALHLIELVGMSSPIFISHRLQKMVSGSHRSYSDDVILALDLYEHDNYGGVTAHAYTAISPPTLMYEDVCQLALDKVTSIIILPFHRRWTIDGGIESDDKNVRSLNCKVLEIAPCSIGILVNRSSLKNNSFIKLAMIYLGGRDDREALCLAKRATSNPGINLVVYHLTFEDHIHMENLEYILDNEALEEVKKLPHYGSKNVCYQKLIVNDSPGTSTILCDIANEHDFFIVGRTHDSDLPQIEGLAKWTEFSELGVIGDLLASPDLGSRAGVLVVQQQAKDK; this is translated from the exons ATGAATAGTAATATAACAAGAGAACCAGGTTTATATGTCTCAGTTACACAAATGGATGTTAGTGCTACAGCCTTCAAAGTTTGTTCTGTTGCTCCACCAAATATTGTTTCAGATGGAATATGGGGTGGCCCAGATAGTAGAAAGAATCCAATGAAGTCTGCACTTCCTGTGTTTGAGATGCAGCTTCTTGTGATTTTTACTATCACACAAATCTGCAATTTCTTCCTAAAACGTTTGCATTTCCCTGCATTTATTGCACCAATGATA GTTGGCCTAATTCTAGGACCTTCAATTCAAAATGCGGAATTTGACAAATACAAGAAGTTGTTGTTTCCATATGGAAGTCAAGACATACTTGCAACAATATCATTAATTGGTTATGGACTTTACATCTTTACCACTGCTGTGCAAATGGATTTGAGCATGGTAATGAGAACAGGACACAAGGTTTGGACCATTACAATCATGGGATTTGTCGTGCCTATACTGTTTAGTATTGTGCCTAAATTCTTGGTGTTAGAAGTAGTAAATGATTTTCGATTCGGAGATATGACTAAAGAACAGTTGGAAGCAGATATTTTTAAGGTGGCGATAATACATAGCTCGGTTGCATTCGCAGTCACTGCTACGCTCCTCAACGAACTTAAAATCCTTAACTCCGAACTCGGAAGATTGGCATTATCATCAGCAATGGTGACTTCCGTCCTAGGACTGTCTCTTCAATGTATTTGGAATGTCGTAGATCAAAAAGACGGACACAAGATGATAATCCATGGGATGTTATTGGTTGCTTTAGTTATCTTTGCTCCATTGATTTTTCGGCCATTAATGTTTTGGATCATCAGACATACTAAAGAAGGAAGACCTGTGGATGATGGTTACATCTATGGTATCATTGTAATGGTATTAGGTTTAGGTTGGTTTGCGGGTTACATAAACCAAGAGTTTGCATTAGGTGCATATGTTTTGGGGTTAGCTGTGCCAGAAGGACCTCCATTAGGATCTGCATTGGTTAGGAAGCTTGAATTCTTTGGGACAAGTTTGCTTCTGCCAATATTTATGACTTGTTGTGTGATGAAGGCAGATTTTACTTTGCCATATACATTAAAGGCAGCTATTGATTTTGGTGGCATCATTTGGTTTACACACACTGTCAAAGTAATAGCAATCCTTATACCTTCCCTCATTTGCAAAATCCCCTTCAAAGATGCCTTGACTCTTGCCCTCATTTTGAATGCCAAAGGAGAAGTGGATCTTGCCAAACTTTCATTTGGATATGATGACCAG GTTTTTCCTGGCCAAGTTTATTCAGTGAATGTAATCAACATAATGGTCATAGCTTGCATAATAAAATGGTCAGTGAAGATATTGTATGATCCATCAAGAAAATATGCCGGCTACCAGAAACGGAACATCGTGAGTTTAAAACCCGACGCAGAACTCAGACTAGTTGCTTGCATTCACAAACAATACAACATATCAGCTATAACAGACGCCCTTGACGTTTTTTCTCCAACAACAGAAAAACCTATCATTGTGGATGCATTACATCTTATTGAGCTAGTTGGAATGTCATCCCCAATTTTCATCTCCCATCGTCTTCAAAAAATGGTTTCAGGTTCTCATAGGTCTTACTCAGATGATGTCATTCTTGCTTTGGATCTCTATGAACATGATAACTATGGTGGAGTAACCGCACACGCTTACACCGCCATATCTCCACCGACCCTTATGTATGAAGATGTTTGCCAACTTGCATTGGACAAAGTTACATCCATCATAATTCTTCCATTCCATAGAAGATGGACTATTGATGGTGGCATTGAATCTGATGACAAGAACGTAAGGTCCTTAAACTGCAAGGTACTAGAAATAGCTCCATGCTCAATAGGAATCCTCGTGAATCGatcttccttaaaaaacaaTTCATTCATTAAGCTAGCCATGATTTATCTTGGTGGAAGAGACGACAGAGAAGCTTTGTGCTTAGCTAAAAGAGCGACTAGCAACCCGGGGATCAACTTGGTTGTGTACCACCTTACATTTGAGGATCACATTCACATGGAAAACTTGGAGTATATACTTGACAATGAGGCACTCGAAGAAGTAAAGAAACTACCACATTATGGCTCGAAAAATGTTTGTTATCAAAAATTGATTGTAAATGATAGTCCAgggacatcaactattctttgCGATATAGCGAATGAACATGACTTTTTTATTGTTGGGAGAACACATGACTCAGACTTGCCTCAGATAGAAGGACTAGCAAAATGGACTGAATTTTCAGAGTTAGGTGTCATTGGTGATTTGCTTGCTTCACCAGATCTTGGGAGCAGAGCTGGTGTTTTGGTAGTGCAACAACAAGCCAAAGACAAATAA